The bacterium DNA window TCTGAGGGGAAGCGCGCTTACGGGTTAGGGTGAGGGGTAAAGCGGCGGGGATTTGCCGGGGGCATAGCTCGGTTCGCCGGAGGCGTAGCTCGCTTCGCTCGGTTCGCTCGGTTAAAATCCCCGCCCTACATTCCCTACCCGGACGACTACCCCGGCGCCACCTGGCTGGCCGACCTGACCAACGGCTGCGCCCTGGCGGGCATCAACGCCGACGAGAACGTGGTCGGCCTCAACATATGCCCCGGCGACTACCACCTCTGGCGGGGCGACGGCTGGATACTCATGAGCAACGCCATCCGGTACCGCATGGGCGACCGGCCCGCCGTCAGAGAGCTTTCCTGGGGCGCCATCAAGGCCGAATTCTAGCGAACCGGAACGGTCGCGGCATCGGGGAACCCCCGCTCACTTCCCCCTTTTTACGCTTCCCAAGGGAACCAGACCACCCGGGAGCGGCCGCCGGTCGGATTCTCCAACCCTGGAGAAACCACACCATCCCGTTCTTTGTTTGTGATAAACTGGCCTGGAAATGACATAAAAAAGGGGGAAACCGTGAGAACGGTACCAATCATTCTTCTGTTTGCGGTCGTCTTCGCCCTGCCGGTTCTGGCCTACGACGAGGTGGATACCTCCAGTGCCACCGCCAGCGCATGGAGCGAGTACACTCCGAATTATCCGGCCAGCAACGCCCTCGACGACAACTACGGCACCTTCTGGAGCAACGACCGTTCAGTCAACCCGACCACCGACGGAGCCGGCGACTGGTTCCAGGTGGAGTGGCCCGACGACGTGGACGTGTGCTACATCCGCACCGAGGGGCGCAGCTACCAGAGTGGCTACTACAGCATCCCCCACGAGGTTCGGTTGACCTTCTCCGACTACAGCTACATCGACTTCGAGTTCGAGGACACCACCCAGGACCACTACGTCCAGGAGTACTACTTCGACGCCGACCAGAAAACCACCTCCGTCGTCGACTTCGGGTTCCTGTCCTACTTCCACCACGTGTGGGAGTACGTCCAGTACTACGAGGTGAACTTCTACTACGAGCTCAACCCCGACAGCGACCCGCCCTACGTGGCCGATATGGAACCCACCGACGGTGAGTCCTACGTGCCGATAGACTCCGACATCGTTTTCCACTGCGTTGACGATGCCTCCAATATAGACCTCGACACGATCGACTTCACCGCCCACGACACCACGCTCTCCGACGGCCGCGCCGTGAGCGCTGACGCCTCCATCGGCGTCGTCTTCGGCTCGACCGTCACCATCGACGGCGACCTGGACGTCGACGACACCGACCCGATGGACGTCAT harbors:
- a CDS encoding Ig-like domain-containing protein, with amino-acid sequence MRTVPIILLFAVVFALPVLAYDEVDTSSATASAWSEYTPNYPASNALDDNYGTFWSNDRSVNPTTDGAGDWFQVEWPDDVDVCYIRTEGRSYQSGYYSIPHEVRLTFSDYSYIDFEFEDTTQDHYVQEYYFDADQKTTSVVDFGFLSYFHHVWEYVQYYEVNFYYELNPDSDPPYVADMEPTDGESYVPIDSDIVFHCVDDASNIDLDTIDFTAHDTTLSDGRAVSADASIGVVFGSTVTIDGDLDVDDTDPMDVICTFTPDDPLPYGDTITCTVAAGLADVIGNVMVDDFVWTFNTEDSPGLVYQSTWGAIKAEF